A DNA window from Microcystis aeruginosa NIES-843 contains the following coding sequences:
- the kdpA gene encoding potassium-transporting ATPase subunit KdpA, translating to MLQGWIQIALTILIIVAITPFFGRYMARVFMERRTLLDPLCDRVESLLYTFVGVKGKENMTGWQYTRAVLYSNAVIAILVFSLIAGQGVLPLNPTGIPAPSWDTTLHTTISFITNSDQQHYSGETTLSYGSQIWGLGYQMFTSAGTGLAVGIAFIRGLTGRPLGNFYVDLIRAITRILLPISIVGAIALIIAGVPETLAGPAILPTLENPNLSQAIARGPVAHFEIIKELGENGGGFFASNSAHPFENPNGFVNLVQLVAILSIPTSLIYTYGVFADNLKQARLIYLIPLGIFIGFTIITAIGEYNGNQAVNSLLGVERAVNFEGKEVRFGWAQSALYAVTTTATMCGAVIAMHDSLMPNGGFATLSNLFLQIVFGGQGTGTAYLFAYLILAVFVTGLMVGRTPEFLGRKIEKREVVLASFLILLVHPIAILIPGAIALAFPDFQGISNPGFHGLSQVIYEYASAAANNGSGFEGLGDSQPAPLAIAAGAKPTITALWWNLSACFSLLAGRYIPIAALLLLADGMSRKQPVPATTGTLRTDTGLFTSVTAGVILILGALTFLPILALGPIAEAFQITRMIG from the coding sequence ATGTTGCAAGGATGGATTCAAATCGCGCTCACGATCCTGATAATCGTGGCAATCACCCCCTTTTTCGGGCGCTATATGGCTAGGGTTTTCATGGAACGGAGAACCCTACTCGACCCACTGTGCGATCGAGTCGAGAGTCTTCTTTACACCTTCGTCGGGGTGAAAGGGAAAGAGAATATGACCGGCTGGCAGTACACCCGCGCCGTTCTCTACAGTAACGCGGTAATAGCAATTCTGGTTTTTTCCCTGATTGCGGGCCAAGGAGTCCTTCCCCTCAACCCGACGGGGATCCCCGCCCCTTCTTGGGACACCACGCTACATACGACGATTTCCTTTATCACCAACAGCGACCAACAGCATTATTCCGGAGAAACCACCCTCAGCTACGGGAGTCAGATCTGGGGTCTCGGGTACCAGATGTTCACCTCGGCCGGAACCGGTCTAGCGGTGGGGATCGCCTTTATTCGGGGACTGACGGGGCGACCGTTGGGCAATTTCTACGTGGATCTGATCCGAGCGATCACCCGTATCCTCTTACCGATCTCGATCGTGGGGGCAATTGCCCTGATCATCGCCGGAGTCCCGGAAACCCTCGCGGGCCCGGCGATCTTGCCGACGCTAGAAAACCCCAACCTGAGTCAGGCGATCGCCCGCGGTCCAGTGGCCCACTTCGAGATTATTAAGGAATTGGGAGAAAACGGCGGTGGCTTTTTTGCCAGCAACTCGGCCCACCCCTTTGAAAACCCGAACGGATTCGTCAATCTGGTGCAGTTGGTAGCGATTCTCTCGATTCCCACCTCCCTGATCTATACCTACGGGGTTTTCGCCGATAATCTCAAGCAAGCTCGGTTAATCTATCTAATTCCCCTCGGTATCTTCATCGGCTTTACGATCATCACAGCGATCGGGGAATATAACGGCAACCAGGCGGTTAACTCCCTGCTAGGGGTGGAGCGAGCGGTTAACTTCGAGGGCAAAGAAGTACGCTTCGGTTGGGCGCAATCGGCCCTGTACGCGGTAACTACCACGGCCACCATGTGCGGTGCGGTGATCGCCATGCACGATTCCTTGATGCCGAACGGCGGCTTCGCCACCCTCTCGAATCTGTTCCTGCAAATCGTTTTCGGCGGCCAGGGAACCGGCACCGCCTACCTGTTTGCCTATCTGATCCTTGCGGTATTCGTCACCGGGCTAATGGTGGGGCGAACCCCCGAATTCCTCGGGCGCAAAATCGAGAAACGGGAAGTGGTGTTAGCGAGTTTTTTAATTCTGCTGGTTCACCCGATCGCCATCCTCATCCCCGGAGCGATCGCCCTTGCCTTTCCCGACTTTCAGGGCATCAGTAACCCCGGCTTTCACGGATTATCTCAAGTTATCTACGAGTACGCTTCCGCCGCCGCCAATAACGGGTCGGGATTCGAGGGACTAGGGGATTCCCAACCTGCGCCGCTTGCGATTGCGGCTGGTGCCAAACCGACGATTACCGCTCTCTGGTGGAATCTAAGCGCCTGCTTCAGTTTACTCGCCGGACGGTATATCCCGATCGCTGCCCTGCTCTTGTTAGCCGATGGGATGTCCCGCAAACAACCGGTTCCCGCCACCACCGGAACCCTCCGCACCGATACCGGACTCTTTACCAGCGTGACGGCGGGGGTGATTTTAATTCTCGGTGCGCTCACTTTCTTGCCGATATTAGCCCTCGGGCCGATCGCGGAAGCCTTTCAAATCA